The genomic region AAGAACAACCGACATAAGGATGGCCCACGGTGCTGCGTAGAGAAACCATTGGCCCCATGTGACGGTGCTTTTGAACGCTTTTTCCATAAAGCCGATCGCTACCATGTTTTGGGCGGCAGCCGTTTTCACCCCGATATTCCAGATCGAGGCGGCTTGTGCGGATGCGATGACCAGCAAGGCCGCGAAGCGGCTGTTTTTTGGCAGACCGAACGCGGCCACCATTCCGAGGATGATCGGCAGAATCGCGCCGACACGGGCTGTGGTGCTCGGAACAAAGAAGGATAGAACAACGGCTACCAGAATCGCGCCAAACAGTATGCTTCTGGTGCCCGAGCCAACCTTGGACAAAATATAGAGGGCAATTCGTTTGTCAAGACCCGTTTCCTGCATCGCGGCTGCCAGGAACAGCGCACCGGCCACCAGTGCCACCGCCGAGTTGCTGAACCCCGACAAAGCCAGGTTCAAAGCCTCTTTGGTGCCCATCAGCGTTCCGGGTTTGTCGACAGAAGGGCTCAGGCCCAGCAACAAAGTGGTTAAAGCCACAACCAACGTGGCGCTCACCGGGTACGTCACCGCTTCTGAGATCCAAAGGATCACAGCAAAGGCCAATACAGCAAGAGCTCTCTGACCCGCCACAGGCAAACCGGCGGGGGCCGGAAGCATAAGAACAATCAGCATCGCCAAAGTCGCTGCCACCAGCCAAATCCATTTCGTTTCTTTCTTGGGTGTGGTTTCTGGTTTGGTAGAAAGTGCGCTCTCTGCAGTCATTTTGAGTCACCTTCCTTTGAAGTAAATTCCAAATAGAGGAAAGCAAATAGTAGCTTATACTTTAATTTTATTTTTCTATGAAAAAACACCCTATCCGGGAATTCCCTTAGTTTTTGTGAAAAAAACCCTTATAAACCAGATTTTGTGAATAATATGTGAATGGTGAGAAATAAAAAAACGGACGTGCCGGGCACGTCCTGAATACTCATTGCTTATAGAAACTTCTTTATCACTTCAAACCCCAGGTAGATCTCTACATCCGCTCGACCCGCACGCGGGTGCCGCGGCCGGCGGGTTGGGCCGGTTCCACCACCAGGCGCCGGTGCAGGCGCTGCTGCAGTTCCGACACATGGCTGATGATGCCGATGGTCATGTTCTCCAGCTGAAGCTGTTCCAAAGTTGACATTACAACCTCAAGCAGTTCCGGATCCAGGGTGCCGAATCCCTCATCCAGAAAGAAAAACTCCAGCGGATATTTGCCCCGCAGCTGAATTTGGGAAGATAAAGACAACGCCAGTGCCAAGGAAGTCAGAAACGTTTCCCCGCCGGAAAGCGAAGTGACGGGACGTTTGACGCCTCCATTGGAGTCATCCCGCATCAGGAAGCCCCCATCTTCCGCCACCTCCAGAGCATAGCGGTTCCGGGTCAATTTCTTGAGCCGGTCGGAAGCCTGCCGTGCCACAATCTCCAACTGCTCCTGCGCAAGGAACTCGACAAACCGGTCCCCCTTCAAGATCTCCTTCAGCCGCCCCAGATACCCAAACTGTTTGGCCAATGCGGCTCTTTGCTCCTCCAACTCGTTCCAACGGACGTGCTTGGCAAGCAACTCCTGAAGCTGAAGGCTGGCAGCCCCCAATGCCAGCGTCGCATTCTGCTTATCCTGTTCGGCATCCGCCAATTCCTGTTGAATATGCAGCCATTCTTCTTCGGTGAGGGTTTGCCCCGCCAAATTCCGTTCCAGTTTCCCTTTTTCGTCTGACAAGGTTTTTCCCTGTTCAATATGTTCCTGGACGCGCTTTTCGTACTCGTCCGTCTCCTGCGGAGAAAGCTTCGCGTCCTTCGCTTCGCCCGCCGTTGTGAAGTTCTCCTCCAGCAATCTTGCCTGCAATTCCTTCTCTGCCACCGTCATCTGGCTGATGAGTTCGTCATACCGGGCAATGGCATGTGTAAGTAGGCGTTCCGCTTCTTGCAGACGGTCGGATTTTTCCTTGTAGTTCTGTTCTGTCTTCTTCTCGGTTTCCTGCAGTTGGGCCAGCTCGTCCAGAACCTGTTGCTGAAGTTCTTTGGCGGGAACACCGTTTGTGATCCGATGCCAGGCCTGTTGTTTCTGAAAAAGGGCCTCTCTGCTTTCCGCAAGTTGGGTGGTCATTCCGGCAAGTTCCACATTGAGACGGTTGATGGTGGTTTGTGTTTCGGCAATTGTTTTCCCCAACCGGTCCAGATCGGTTTGCAGTTCTTTCCGCCTTAGCTGTGCGTTCCTGACAAGAACGTCCTTTGTTTGCAGTTCGATTGCCGCATCTTCCGCCCTGTCAACTCCAATGGCGGCCAGTGCTTTCTGCAAAGCCTCCTTTGCCTTGTCCAGATCTTTCTCTTTCATGCTCAAGGCTTGGCGGGCCGCATCGGCTTCTTTTTCCGCAGTTGCCACTTTATGCCCGCCCACGGCCACGTTAGATTTCAAGTTGGCCTGTTCTTCTTTCAGTCGCTGGATGGCTGCTTCCGTCAGCCGGACCTGTTCGTTCCAACTCGCCCATTCGGAACGCTTGGAGGCAAGTTCATTTTGCCATTCTTCAATCTCTGCCAAATACTGCTGACCGCTAATGTTCAGTCTGTCCTTCTGCAGTCGAAGGTTTAACTCCCCACGGAGTCCTCTGATTTCCTCCAATCGCGCGGTGGTGGCCTGGTTGAGATCGTTGATTTGCGAAAGGATGAAACTGTGGTTCAAATCGATGGCCGTTACTTCCGCTTTCAAATTCTGGATCTGCTCTTCCGCCGCCTGAATGGCCCGCTGCAATTGTTCCATTTCTGCCGAGTCCCGCTCTGCAAGTTCCGTGGTGGAAACAGGATGAGGATGGTCATGGGACCCGCACACCGGACAGGGTTCCCCCTCACGCAAATCCGCTGCCAAAGCATGGGCCATCACCCTCTTATTTTGCATCACGCTTTGTTGGTATTGGTGACGGAGCGAGTCCAATTGCGCCTGAGCTTGCTGCAGATCATCCGCTTTTGCCTGCCGGACAGCTGCCAGATTCTGAATGTCCCGTTCCAGACCGGACATTTTTTCCGAGTCCCGCTGACTCTCCGCTTCCAGCCGGGACAGTTGCTCCGCTTTGGTCTTACACTCCAGCAGCCGGATTTCCTGCTCGGACAAGGACTCTTGTGCAGCAGGCGGATGTTCCTGCATCCGGGCGAGCTTCTCTTGAGATACGGTTACCTCAGTTTCTTTGGACTGCAGGTTGGCGGTTTCCGTTTCCAACCGGGCGATGGCATCCTTCCATTCCCCGTTTCGGCGCTGCCACTCCTTCTCCGCTTCACTGAAATCCTTGAACGCCAGATTGTAGGCCTCCTGTTTGCTCAGGGCTTCCTGGACCGCCGCTCTGTATTCGGGCGTCACGTCGTTCTGTTCCATGACTGCTTGCTGCTGCAGCAGTTCCTCTGCAAGCGTCTGCTGCCGATCCGTCAACGCCTGAACGGTCGATTGCAGGTCAGCATGTTCCCCGGTCTTGTCTGC from Effusibacillus lacus harbors:
- a CDS encoding SLC13 family permease, yielding MTAESALSTKPETTPKKETKWIWLVAATLAMLIVLMLPAPAGLPVAGQRALAVLAFAVILWISEAVTYPVSATLVVALTTLLLGLSPSVDKPGTLMGTKEALNLALSGFSNSAVALVAGALFLAAAMQETGLDKRIALYILSKVGSGTRSILFGAILVAVVLSFFVPSTTARVGAILPIILGMVAAFGLPKNSRFAALLVIASAQAASIWNIGVKTAAAQNMVAIGFMEKAFKSTVTWGQWFLYAAPWAILMSVVLYFVMLKVIPPEMKSIPNGQEMVKKQLEELGPLDGKQWRLMIIAVSLLFLWATENILHPLDSTTATLIAVAVMLTPYIGVFTWKQAEKDIPWGTVILFAVGISLGSVLLKTKAATWLANALFESVGLTTLSVLAIVAVLSAFNILVHLGFASATSLAAVLIPVVIALVQGMDRPDINGPGLVLIQQFVISFGFLLPVNAPQNMLAYGTETFTTKDFIKSGIPLTIVGYLLILLMSVTYWQWVGLL
- a CDS encoding AAA family ATPase — encoded protein: MKPVLLSIEGLHSFREKQTIRFDELTDAGVFGIFGPTGSGKSTILDALTLALYGTVGRAKNRTQGILNHSANSLEVSFQFQIGTGAHRRTFRVDRRYVRNTDISVKNKYSRLYELDANDEPLAVLADKDGEVSQRIQEILGLKPEDFTKAVVLPQGEFDQFLHLDGKNRRDMLQRLFALERYGVNLTKRLNERHLTTEQKLKEVTAEQTGMGDCSREAVKQAEQLHTAAIRKEEEAKNQLAAVQTKHDAAKQVLEWQRLLQETNRKLEQHALAGPDIEGLKDRLEMSRRADKVLPFVQRVEQLQSEEQTRLHEKNALQSTIETLRLETGSAFERYNQSKQLRETRQPELIKLQTQLDAAAALETEIETLNHKMQELEQQHADKTGEHADLQSTVQALTDRQQTLAEELLQQQAVMEQNDVTPEYRAAVQEALSKQEAYNLAFKDFSEAEKEWQRRNGEWKDAIARLETETANLQSKETEVTVSQEKLARMQEHPPAAQESLSEQEIRLLECKTKAEQLSRLEAESQRDSEKMSGLERDIQNLAAVRQAKADDLQQAQAQLDSLRHQYQQSVMQNKRVMAHALAADLREGEPCPVCGSHDHPHPVSTTELAERDSAEMEQLQRAIQAAEEQIQNLKAEVTAIDLNHSFILSQINDLNQATTARLEEIRGLRGELNLRLQKDRLNISGQQYLAEIEEWQNELASKRSEWASWNEQVRLTEAAIQRLKEEQANLKSNVAVGGHKVATAEKEADAARQALSMKEKDLDKAKEALQKALAAIGVDRAEDAAIELQTKDVLVRNAQLRRKELQTDLDRLGKTIAETQTTINRLNVELAGMTTQLAESREALFQKQQAWHRITNGVPAKELQQQVLDELAQLQETEKKTEQNYKEKSDRLQEAERLLTHAIARYDELISQMTVAEKELQARLLEENFTTAGEAKDAKLSPQETDEYEKRVQEHIEQGKTLSDEKGKLERNLAGQTLTEEEWLHIQQELADAEQDKQNATLALGAASLQLQELLAKHVRWNELEEQRAALAKQFGYLGRLKEILKGDRFVEFLAQEQLEIVARQASDRLKKLTRNRYALEVAEDGGFLMRDDSNGGVKRPVTSLSGGETFLTSLALALSLSSQIQLRGKYPLEFFFLDEGFGTLDPELLEVVMSTLEQLQLENMTIGIISHVSELQQRLHRRLVVEPAQPAGRGTRVRVERM